One segment of Brassica napus cultivar Da-Ae chromosome C3, Da-Ae, whole genome shotgun sequence DNA contains the following:
- the LOC106388729 gene encoding uncharacterized protein LOC106388729: MELRPRMLKDCLLEDSNSCSSNGFKSMPRRPSLNPFPMIPKKKKQSSALRVVINAVKNLSSNAIKSTPSGILPRSLSRRLSSSKNKAENKANITTIIRVKDIVRWSSSKDLLHEDTSHFKPHQYTTKTITGSSTGSDTSSSSWCDSDFTSEFLPSAWGGNVEKEEGGENHKLQCVGEDSCTAVTDADTVVGPEDLQCEEEQNSPVSVLEIQLGEDDEASNSSFSQCLDNVERTKQKLMETIQRFENLANISPFNLEEWGEESCKDESCDTEIEEDEDDIDEVEEKAAELWERVKERDDIWIHEEHLIMDYFRDELMQRTNETHHQHFEEQLVGEAKGWLSGQRISELECGTGEQRRQACAREIERLDWNEKRMKEEREEVAVQVEDGLFSLLMNETLNALYEQPEQSSK; the protein is encoded by the exons ATGGAACTAAGGCCAAGAATGCTCAAAGACTGTCTCTTGGAAGATTCAAATTCATGTTCATCAAATGGGTTCAAATCTATGCCCAGAAGGCCTTCGCTCAACCCCTTCCCAATGataccaaagaagaagaaacaatccAGTGCATTGCGGGTTGTGATTAATGCCGTTAAGAACCTCAGTTCCAACGCCATTAAATCCACTCCATCAGGAATTTTACCAAGGAGCCTTTCTCGGCGGCTATCATCATCGAAGAACAAAGCAGAGAACAAAGCAAACATCACCACCATCATTCGAGTCAAAGACATCGTACGGTGGAGCTCCTCCAAGGACCTGCTGCATGAAGACACATCACATTTCAAACCTCACCAGTACACGACCAAGACAATCACAGGATCATCCACGGGCAGCGACACATCCTCCAGCAGCTGGTGCGACTCGGATTTTACGTCCGAGTTTTTACCGTCAGCATGGGGAGGTAACGTTGAAAAAGAGGAAGGTGGTGAAAACCACAAGTTACAATGTGTCGGCGAAGATTCTTGCACAGCAGTAACAGACGCCGACACTGTAGTGGGACCTGAG GACTTACAGTGTGAAGAGGAGCAGAACAGTCCAGTCTCCGTTCTTGAGATACAACTTGGGGAAGATGACGAAGCATCAAACTCTTCTTTCAGTCAATGCCTTGATAACGTTGAAA GAACCAAACAAAAGCTCATGGAAACGATTCAACGGTTTGAGAATTTGGCCAACATTAGTCCTTTCAATTTAGAAGAATGGGGTGAGGAATCTTGCAAGGATGAAAGTTGTGACACAgagattgaagaagatgaagatgacatTGATGAGGTTGAAGAGAAGGCAGCTGAGCTATGGGAACGAGTCAAAGAAAGAGATGACATTTGGATCCACGAAGAACATCTGATAATGGACTATTTCAGAGATGAATTGATGCAGAGAACAAACGAAACTCATCATCAACACTTTGAGGAGCAACTGGTGGGAGAGGCAAAAGGATGGTTAAGTGGACAGAGAATATCAGAGCTTGAATGCGGAACAGGTGAGCAGAGGAGACAAGCATGTGCTAGAGAAATTGAAAGACTGGACTGGAACGAGAAACGGATGAAGGAGGAGCGTGAAGAGGTGGCTGTGCAGGTCGAGGATGGACTCTTCAGCCTCTTAATGAATGAAACTTTAAATGCACTCTACGAACAACCTGAACAGAGCAGCAAGTAG
- the LOC106388731 gene encoding mitogen-activated protein kinase 4 (The RefSeq protein has 1 substitution compared to this genomic sequence) — MSAENCFGGGGGDQSTKGLATHGGQYVQYNVYGNIFEVTRKYVPPLRPIGRGAYGIVCAATNSETGEEVAIKKIGNAFDNIIDAKRTLREIKLLKHMDHENVIAVKDIIRPPLRGNFNDVYIVYELMDTDLHQIIRSNQPLTDDHCRFFLYQLLRGLKYVHSANVLHRDLKPSNLLLNANCDLKLGDFGLARTKSETDFMTEYVVTRWYRAPELLLNCSEYTAAIDIWSVGCILGETMTREPLFPGKDYVHQLRLITELIGSPDDSSLGFLRSDNARRYVKQLPQYPRQNFAARFPNMSAGAADLLEKMLVFDPSRRITVDEALCHPYLAPLHDINEEPVCVRPFNFDFEQPSLTEENIKELIYRETVKFNPQ; from the exons ATGTCGGCGGAGAACTGTTTTGGCGGCGGCGGTGGTGATCAGAGCACGAAAGGATTGGCTACTCACGGTGGTCAGTACGTTCAGTACAATGTCTACGGAAACATCTTCGAAGTGACTAGAAAGTACGTTCCTCCTCTTCGCCCCATCGGCAGAGGCGCTTACGGCATCGTCTG TGCTGCTACAAACTCAGAGACGGGAGAGGAAGTAGCTATCAAGAAGATCGGTAACGCTTTTGACAACATCATCGACGCCAAGAGAACCTTGAGAGAGATTAAGCTCCTCAAGCACATGGATCACGagaat GTTATTGCTGTGAAGGATATAATAAGACCACCCCTGAGAGAGAACTTCAACGATGTTTACATTGTTTATGAGCTCATGGACACTGATCTCCACCAGATTATACGCTCTAACCAACCCTTAACTGATGATCATTGTCGG TTCTTCTTGTATCAGTTGTTGCGTGGGCTCAAGTACGTTCATTCAGCCAATGTGTTACACCGAGATTTAAAGCCCAGCAATTTGCTCCTGAACGCAAACTGTGATCTAAAGCTTGGGGATTTCGGGCTTGCGAGGACCAAATCCGAGACTGACTTCATGACTGAGTACGTTGTTACACGCTGGTACCGAGCTCCAGAGTTACTTCTTAACTGCTCCGAGTACACAGCAGCGATCGATATCTGGTCCGTCGGTTGTATTCTCGGTGAAACAATGACAAGAGAGCCCTTGTTTCCGGGTAAAGATTATGTTCATCAGCTTAGGCTTATCACTGAG CTTATAGGATCACCTGATGATTCAAGCTTGGGGTTCTTAAGGAGCGACAACGCAAGGAGATACGTTAAACAGCTTCCACAGTACCCGAGACAGAACTTTGCTGCTAGGTTCCCAAACATGTCAGCTGGCGCAGCCGATTTGCTTGAGAAAATGCTCGTCTTTGATCCAAGCAGACGCATCACTG TTGATGAGGCGTTGTGCCACCCATATTTGGCGCCGCTGCACGATATAAACGAGGAACCGGTGTGTGTGAGGCCGTTCAATTTCGATTTTGAGCAACCTTCTTTGACAGAAGAGAACATCAAGGAGCTTATATATCGTGAAACAGTCAAGTTCAATCCTCAGTAA